A single genomic interval of Kogia breviceps isolate mKogBre1 chromosome 6, mKogBre1 haplotype 1, whole genome shotgun sequence harbors:
- the PABPC4L gene encoding polyadenylate-binding protein 4-like, producing the protein MHVAAKYRQASLYVGDLHADVTEDLLFKKFSAVGPVLSIRICRDLVTRRSLGYAYVNFLQLADAQKALDTMNFDPIKGKSIRLMWSQRDAYLRKSGIGNVFIKNLDKSIDNKTLYEHFSSFGKILSSKVMSDDHGSRGYAFVHFQNQIAADRAIQEMNGALLKDCRLFVGRFKSRKDREAELQNKASEFTNVYIKNFGHDMDDARLREVFSKYGKTLSVKVMTDSSGKSKGFGFVSFDSHEAAKTAVEEMNGKDINGQLLFVGRAQKKAERQAELKQRFEQLKQERFRRCRGAKLYIKNLDETIDDEKLRREFSSFGSISRVKVMQEEGRSKGFGLICFSSPEEATAAMTEMNGRFLGSKPLSIALAQRP; encoded by the coding sequence ATGCATGTAGCAGCCAAGTACCGCCAGGCCTCCCTGTACGTGGGTGACCTCCACGCGGACGTCACCGAGGACCTGCTGTTCAAGAAGTTCAGCGCTGTGGGGCCCGTGCTGTCCATCCGCATCTGCAGAGACCTGGTCACCCGCCGCTCTCTGGGCTATGCCTACGTGAACTTTCTGCAGCTGGCGGATGCCCAGAAGGCCCTGGACACCATGAACTTTGACCCGATAAAGGGCAAATCCATCCGTCTCATGTGGTCCCAGCGTGACGCCTACTTGAGGAAATCTGGAATTGGGAACGTGTTCATCAAGAATCTGGACAAATCTATTGATAACAAAACCCTTTATGAACACTTTTCGTCTTTTGGGAAGATCCTGTCCTCCAAGGTGATGAGCGATGATCACGGCTCCAGGGGCTACGCGTTCGTGCACTTCCAGAACCAGATTGCCGCCGACAGGGCCATCCAGGAGATGAATGGGGCGCTGCTGAAGGACTGCAGGCTGTTCGTTGGCAGATTCAAAAGCCGCAAAGATCGGGAGGCCGAGCTCCAAAACAAAGCCAGTGAGTTCACCAATGTTTACATCAAAAACTTCGGCCATGACATGGATGATGCGAGACTGAGGGAAGTTTTCAGCAAATATGGAAAAACCCTGAGTGTTAAGGTCATGACAGATTCCAGCGGGAAATCCAAAGGCTTTGGCTTTGTGAGTTTTGATAGCCACGAGGCTGCCAAaacggctgttgaagaaatgaatggaaagGACATAAACGGACAACTGCTTTTTGTAGGCCGGGCACAAAAGAAAGCAGAGCGACAGGCTGAGTTAAAGCAAAGGTTTGAGCAGCTGAAACAGGAAAGATTTCGGCGGTGCCGGGGGGCAAAGCTCTATATTAAGAACCTGGATGAGACCATTGATGATGAAAAGCTACGGAGGGAATTTTCTTCATTTGGATCAATTAGCAGAGTTAAGGTAATGCAGGAAGAAGGGCGAAGCAAAGGGTTTGGCCTgatctgcttctcctctcctgaGGAGGCCACTGCAGCAATGACTGAGATGAACGGCCGCTTCTTGGGCTCCAAGCCGCTCAGCATCGCCCTGGCCCAGAGGCCCTAG